The Microcella sp. genome includes the window CCCCACGACAGCGACAGAGAGAATAGACGCATGAACGAGATGCAGTTGCGTGACGCCTTCGGGCAGGTTCGCACCGAAGTCGGCAAAGCCGTCGTCGGTCAAGACGGAGCCGTGAGCGGCCTCATCGTGGCCCTGCTCACCGGGGGGCACGTGCTGCTCGAAGGGGTTCCGGGTGTGGCGAAGACCCTGCTCGTGCGCTCGCTCAGCGCCGCCCTCGACCTGCGCACCACGCGCGTGCAGTTCACGCCAGACCTCATGCCGGGAGACGTCACCGGCTCAGTGGTCTACGACGCCAAGGCCGGCGACTTCGAGTTTCGGCGCGGGCCGGTGTTCACCAACATCTTGCTCGCCGACGAGATCAACCGCACTCCCCCCAAGACCCAGTCGGCGCTGCTCGAAGCGATGGAAGAACGGCAGGTCACCGTCGACGGCGAGACCCACGCGCTGCCCCACCCCTTCTTGGTGGCGGCCACCCAGAACCCCGTCGAATATGAGGGCACCTACACGCTGCCCGAAGCCCAACTCGACCGCTTTCTGCTCAAGCTCGTGCTCGACCT containing:
- a CDS encoding MoxR family ATPase is translated as MNEMQLRDAFGQVRTEVGKAVVGQDGAVSGLIVALLTGGHVLLEGVPGVAKTLLVRSLSAALDLRTTRVQFTPDLMPGDVTGSVVYDAKAGDFEFRRGPVFTNILLADEINRTPPKTQSALLEAMEERQVTVDGETHALPHPFLVAATQNPVEYEGTYTLPEAQLDRFLLKLVLDLPPREVELEVMQRHADGFNPRDLGAAGVTAVVSGDDITAARGYVGDVRASAELLGYLVDLARATRQSPSVKLGVSPRGTTALLAAAKAWAWLQGQSAITPDHVQAMLLPVWRHRIGLRPEAELEGVSADTILRSIVQQVQVPL